The Aethina tumida isolate Nest 87 chromosome 5, icAetTumi1.1, whole genome shotgun sequence genomic sequence GCGCCCGTCTCGCCCTCCGCGGTACCCGAGTTGGTGCGGAGGAAGCACGCCTGGTTGTCTATGTGCGACGGTGGTACCCGGGCGAAACGCTATAGGTGGTACCCCGGCGATTCTTCagtctaatatatttattatagagtttaaagtgaataattgcCATTAAGAATCCTTGTTCGAGTTCTTGAGTACTGTCACAAATCTAAAATCGAAAGTCAGAAATACTGGAATGACAAATCAGAATCCTTTTCTGGTACCAACTATGTTATTCAAACTACctgatataaaagaaattcaaaGAGTTATGCTTCGTGGTACTGCTGCATGAATTTCACTAGCTTATTCATTCTTAACTTTATAGTCTTGCTACTTTGGACAAAAATTAAAcccttttatataataaaaatatatttaaacaagtgATAACCAGCAAAATTACTCTTAGTTTAGGAAGGTACTGTTTCATCTTCGCTAGCTCATCAAATCTTAACTTTGTAGCCTTCAATCTCTTCATTAAATCAGCCACTTcagacaaaatgaaataattaaatcttaaatgaaaccaatttatatgataataatatatttaaacaagtgacaaacaaaaaaatattcaacagaatcagtctaaaataatttaataatatatatgtgtCTTTGAGCTGCTGCTTCAATTTCAATAGCTCATCAGTTTTTATCTTCATAGTTTTCAAGCTCTCCCCAAAATCATCACACAAAGGTTTGGCCACTttggacaaaataaaataattaaatcttacaTAAAaccaacttaatttatttaagcaaATAACACATAGAAAATTACTCATAACATTATTTACAACAGAATCagtcaacaataatttaatcatatatATGTTTCTTTGAAgtactgcgtcaacttcaattACTCATCAGTTTTTATCTTCATAGTCTTCAGGCTCTTCTCCAAATCATCACACAAAGGTCTAGCCACTttggacaaaataaaatatttaaattttacataaaaacagTTTATATGAGGATAACTTATTTAAGCAAAtgacaaatagaaaaatactcTTAATTCCTTCATTATGTACATCAGAATCAGTCTACAAAATGTTTCTTTAAGCAGTTGCTTCAGCTTCATTAGTTCATTCATTCTTTAATTATCTCATCTAAATAGCCACATAAAGGTCTttggacaaaattaaataaaaccaatttatacaataaaaatatatttaaacaagtgACAAACAGAAATATTACTCTTAACacatacattatttacattaggATCAGtctacaatattataatgtttatgtttCTTCGAGTTGCTGCTTCAATTTCAGTAGCTCATCAATCCTTATCTTAGTAGCCTTCAGTCTCTCTTCCAAATCATCACACAAAGGTCTGGCCACTTTGGACACAATGTGAACCAACGCCAGCGTCTTAAAAGCATCGTTATGCAAAGCCGCCAGCTCATCCTGATTATCATCTTCTACATAAGAGTCGACCTCTTCTTGTATTAGAATTTTCGACAGATTAGTTATACCTAAAAGAATTAAGCGCATAGAGTAACCACTGGGGTAAATTTCAGGGCTACTACATACCTGCCATGTTGTAATCATGAAGTGGAGCCTTATTGATCACCAGTTCGATTTCCTTGTGTTCAAGTTCTTGTTTTAAGTTCTTACCAGATTGGAAGCAAATTAGTtgtatttgatttgtttttgagCCTGAGTCGCTGTGATACACAGAGAATATAAGGCCAACAAACAAAGGGTCCATCAGCTGATACGTATCTTGAGTGCCTATATCTTTAAAAcgaccaaattataaataaccagacaaaatattaagtaagtaAATTTACCAACGTGGCTGGGACACACGGTGATGTGCGGATGGGAGTGGTACCATCCCAGCACCCTCATCGGTTTCTTCAGCTTTCTAGCCAGATAGTCAGCATGTTCGGAGGCTGTGCACAGTTGTTCAGGCGATATTTCCACCCTGTCCGGCTGTTTGTCGCTCCTGTGCAGAATCACGCACGCCTCTATGTGGGAGATTCGCTCCTCCTCGTTCAcctaattgtttgtttaattaaaataaaccggCGGTGCCCGTTCAGTACTTACTTCTCCGATTAGTAGGCCcattatttcttgtttttcgGTCGTCAGGGCGTGCTGCAAACATATTGCGTACACGTCCGCCGCTAAATACACTTTTTTGAGGTACctgtacattttaaaacggCCTAAACGGCAATACAAACAACTGTAGTaggtaaacttaaaattaaaggttAGAACTTCATAACAATggcttatttatgttttttaaattaactgtacaaattttgaaactgtttaaattactCATACTCTAACTACGTGTAATCGTGGGTGTTACTACttgttataaacaaaaactgaTTTTGTTATCAATTGTCACAGTTGGTGTAAACTGTGTTGCCTAGTTCCAGGCTCCTCAATCCTCGATTCATAATTTTCACTCAGGATAAAAACTCAGGATTAACAAAACacataatttagtaataagaCTTCatctatatacaatattatatttatgctcCTTCGACCTGTTGCTTTAACTCCAACTGAACTCTTACCTTTATAGCTTTCAATACCTCCAAAACACCACTCAAATATTTAGACACAAGATGaagtaattaatcaaatttaaaacgcTTGAgcatactaaaaaaataaaagtgaagAAAAAAGAGTAAATGACTCAATCAAAACATGAATATACTGATGAGtatcaattttatgtatgagTTGGACCTTCATGATGAGTCAGATGCTCATCAACTCGTATTACTATTGATCTAAGGAAGTGGTCAATTTCATACTGATTTACCACATTCCATATTGACTCTACTTTGCTCTGAAAGACCACAAAAGATTGTAATAATACATCACAAAAGAGAATATTGAACTCATGTTGGAAATACCTTAACAATggtcattatttatatactatatgtaaaataaaacaattaaatccaGTTGCTAGATTTCATTGACTTGCTATAAAGTTTACACAgttaaaatatggaataaGTTGATGAGAGTTAGTTTTATTTAGGAGTTGGACGTCCATGATGAGCCAGATTGCTCATCATCATTATCCTGAGATGCCAGATTCCATATCAACACTGCTTGACTCTAAAGGTCCATCAAAGGCTGCGAAGGGGAGCTgaattttggtaaattaatttgtttaatatatccaaaatgttttgaatgaTGAACCAGATGTCTAACTCGTATTACGATTGATCTAATGAAGGTATATTGATATGTTCTAAtgtaatgaaacaaaaaataaatataattatagttcTTTGACACATCATTGTTTCAATAATGTCCTTTAAACTTGACACACGTCCAAACCGTGCAACCCCCGCGTAAACAACCCCCGTCCTTGAACGTCGAGAAGAAATCTGCGTGCAGCCTCCGATCGGCGGTCGAGCGTCCTAGTTTCAGGCGGATCGACGCCACTGCAATGCGTCGCCGTGATCAAAACGCGACCCCCCAGTAAAATGGCGCCTCCACCCCGACACACAACAATCTGAACCGAATCTGTGGCACGGTGATCAATAGGGGAAGTGCGTGCGATTTTGAATTATTCTACAATCACGCCGGGGGTGAGTGCATCTATTTccacaaattttagaaatttaatttcagctttggtgttttttttttggggggTGACTGAGTGCTGCAGCATATTTTCGAAACGCTGCTGGTCCATCAAAAGGGCACGAATTGACgacttctttaaaaattattgcacCCTTActgtaactaaataaattattaatttctccgaataactaattaaattaatattgttaatttactgaaaattattatatttatttttcgtgaattaatttaattgagacaGTGGTTATGTAACGGAGTATTTTCTTGTCTTTGTGCCAGTTTGCTTTGTTTGCTCTCGTTCTGATCGATTACGCTTCGGGTGCTTTTTTTTGTCGACTTAAATTTCTCCCCCACTACCGGCCGTCCAGAGAGACGACCCTCgtcacaaacatttttttgaaaaaacaacCCTTTTGTTCGGAGCGTTTCGGGTTGTTTTTGAGTGAAATTGGCGGCTCAAATTGTGAGCGCGTGTATTTTTCTTGGCACGGAAATTAGGTCACTATTGTGAGCTTCAAAATAAGGGTAATTAATGCTCAATTTAACCTTAGTAAACAAATCACTGTCGTGTACAGACTAATAGGATGAGTGTTCTTGATAgattccttttttatttaaattttatatgcataaaataatgataaacatAATTGTATAACCCCAAGTTATACAATTTGCAagttaaacagttacaaaactTCTTTATTTGTTCTGTATATTTTCAGTAGTGgaacttcttaaataaatttatacacaaattaGTCAATTTCCAAAGTTTTTAAACTAACTTAAACGTcttaaacaatgttttatgcaatttatatagttacaaactttcttaattgttctgtattcaaatattttcagtgatggaacttctgaaataattttatatacaatttggaCAGTTTTAGAAGTtcccaaattatattatagtcaattaaacagttttgaaacgttttaaagaatattttatacaatttaaacagttacaaaacttctttaattattcTGTATACAACTACTTTCAGTAGAGGAACTTCTTaaacaactttaaataaaaattggttaatttccaaagtttttaaactatattatatTCAAGTTCCACAGTTTTGA encodes the following:
- the LOC109602021 gene encoding lys-63-specific deubiquitinase BRCC36 → MYRYLKKVYLAADVYAICLQHALTTEKQEIMGLLIGEVNEEERISHIEACVILHRSDKQPDRVEISPEQLCTASEHADYLARKLKKPMRVLGWYHSHPHITVCPSHVDIGTQDTYQLMDPLFVGLIFSVYHSDSGSKTNQIQLICFQSGKNLKQELEHKEIELVINKAPLHDYNMAGITNLSKILIQEEVDSYVEDDNQDELAALHNDAFKTLALVHIVSKVARPLCDDLEERLKATKIRIDELLKLKQQLEET